One Baekduia alba genomic window, CTGCCCAACTACCGCCTCGTCCCCGACACCCGCTGGATCCTCGACGCCAGCCAGAAGCAGGTCGGCTCCCGCTCCGCCGTCCAGCGCAAGCACGGCGTCGCCCTCCTCCTCGTCGGCGAGAAGCTCCTCCGCCGCTACGGCTTCGCCGACGGAGCGAGCCCGAAGACCAACGGGCCGCCGGACGGGTTCGTCCGCGGCGACCGTCGCGGTGGCTTCACGGCGTACGTCGGCTGTTCGGGGCGGGGCTGAGGTGGCCCTCAGCGCCGTCCCGTGTCCCTGAGCACGACGAACGTCGCGGTGAAGCCCTCGCGCTCGTAGAAGCGCAGGGCGTCGTGGTTGCTGGCCACCGCGGTGAGGGAGAGCTGGGCGTAGCCCCGGCGCTCGACCTCGTCGCGGACGAGCGCGATGAGGCGGGCGCCGAGGCCGGTGCCGCGGGCCTCGGGCAGGAGGCTGAGGGTCTCGAGGTCCGCCCCGAGGCCGTCGCCCTCCCACGTCGGCGAGCCCTGCTGCTCGACGCGGACGAACGCGTAGCCGACGGCCCGATGCTGGCGGCGGGCGAGCAGGACGAAGGCGCGCTCGTCGCCGAGCCACGCCTCGTACTGCGCTCGGCGACGGCGCCAGGACTCGTCGTCCTCGCGGACCGGGCCGAGGTCGGGCGCGATCTTGTTGTGGTGGTTGCGCAACGCGAGCCAGAGCGGCCGGACCTGGTCCAGCAGCTCGGCG contains:
- a CDS encoding GNAT family N-acetyltransferase; this translates as MSASDDIEIVRGRAELLDQVRPLWLALRNHHNKIAPDLGPVREDDESWRRRRAQYEAWLGDERAFVLLARRQHRAVGYAFVRVEQQGSPTWEGDGLGADLETLSLLPEARGTGLGARLIALVRDEVERRGYAQLSLTAVASNHDALRFYEREGFTATFVVLRDTGRR